One genomic segment of Desulfurispora thermophila DSM 16022 includes these proteins:
- a CDS encoding DedA family protein has product MVKVTAFIASLGYWGIAVGMAIESANIPLPSEIILPFGGYLVSRGDLNFWGVVLAGTVGGTAGSVLSYALGWWGGRPFLLRYGRYLGVSEKNFRLAESWFLRYGEITVFVTRLMPVVRTFISLPAGISGMNFFRFVIYTFLGSLPWSILLTYLGVKLGEHWTDLKPWFHRADVVVVVLILATVIWWWWKRRRH; this is encoded by the coding sequence ATGGTTAAAGTTACTGCTTTTATTGCTTCACTGGGGTACTGGGGGATTGCCGTCGGGATGGCGATTGAAAGCGCCAATATCCCTCTGCCCAGCGAGATTATTTTGCCTTTTGGCGGGTATCTGGTTTCCCGGGGTGATCTGAATTTCTGGGGAGTGGTGCTGGCCGGCACTGTGGGGGGTACGGCGGGTTCTGTGCTGTCTTACGCCCTGGGCTGGTGGGGCGGAAGGCCTTTTTTGTTGCGCTACGGGCGTTATCTGGGCGTAAGTGAAAAAAACTTTCGCCTGGCGGAAAGCTGGTTTTTACGCTACGGGGAAATTACTGTTTTTGTAACCCGTCTCATGCCCGTGGTCAGGACATTTATTTCGCTTCCCGCCGGCATATCCGGGATGAATTTCTTTCGTTTTGTCATCTACACTTTTCTCGGCTCGCTGCCCTGGTCCATATTATTGACCTATCTGGGCGTGAAACTGGGCGAGCATTGGACCGATTTAAAACCCTGGTTCCACAGGGCGGACGTGGTAGTGGTGGTTTTAATACTGGCGACCGTGATCTGGTGGTGGTGGAAGCGGCGCCGGCATTAG
- a CDS encoding antitoxin Xre/MbcA/ParS toxin-binding domain-containing protein: protein MRKARFGRMCPCGSGRPVDNCCGLNEKVVSLTRVRWRRAGQLLRRRLGEFADSQFYAREANQAQEKYFELIPPEIADNEDDFTMERCFEWYIFDYTLPGGRTVIEEFRETCELDELERHLLADWVGARTTFYEVVGLEKGRWVDLRNILDQTCCRVWDATVASGVEPGVILYIRVLKVGEEYEFSTGGLALPGFYKAPLLKRLKSDFRAFCRKRGHDQSKDWNAFLRDRAHVINAMVLELGTLNLSPALQSDLDLDPFEYPEQAHQVMDRLSAHIAQRITDSFLDDFYEQWIHQVIPALDGKSPIQAVQSASGRAQVEELLKELEKIEKIRARRGEPHYDINKVRRKLGLLPEKKLARVHNLFGGVLLQSESTAALFDGDLVKWDELKWSAASHAAVARQAAATLHEQGFSARQIQAAVQLWYEFCKKTTLRVRKQQLWAAALVYTVHRLYQHFIPQQALARQFGVSASAISGSYRHIWRVMKLDSSSDQFKK, encoded by the coding sequence TTGCGCAAGGCACGTTTTGGCAGGATGTGTCCCTGCGGCAGCGGTCGTCCTGTGGATAACTGCTGCGGGTTGAACGAAAAAGTGGTTTCTCTGACCAGAGTGAGGTGGCGCCGGGCCGGTCAGCTGTTGCGCCGCCGGTTGGGCGAGTTTGCCGACAGCCAGTTTTATGCCCGGGAGGCCAATCAGGCCCAGGAGAAGTATTTTGAACTTATTCCGCCCGAAATCGCTGATAACGAAGACGATTTTACCATGGAGCGTTGCTTTGAATGGTATATATTTGACTATACTTTGCCCGGCGGCCGCACTGTCATCGAAGAGTTCCGGGAAACCTGCGAACTTGATGAACTGGAGCGTCACCTGCTGGCCGACTGGGTGGGTGCCCGCACCACGTTTTATGAGGTGGTGGGTCTGGAAAAAGGCAGGTGGGTTGACCTGCGCAACATTTTGGACCAGACCTGCTGCCGGGTGTGGGATGCTACAGTGGCCAGTGGTGTCGAGCCAGGCGTAATTTTATATATTCGCGTGCTCAAGGTGGGGGAAGAGTATGAGTTTTCCACCGGCGGGCTGGCTCTGCCCGGCTTTTACAAGGCACCCCTGCTCAAGCGCTTGAAGAGCGATTTTCGTGCTTTCTGTCGCAAGCGTGGCCACGACCAGAGCAAAGATTGGAACGCTTTTTTGCGTGACAGGGCGCACGTGATCAATGCCATGGTTCTGGAGCTGGGGACGCTCAATCTGTCACCTGCCCTGCAGAGCGATCTGGATCTCGACCCCTTTGAATATCCCGAACAGGCCCATCAGGTCATGGATCGCCTTTCGGCCCACATTGCCCAGCGCATTACCGACTCTTTTCTGGATGACTTTTACGAGCAATGGATTCATCAGGTCATTCCCGCTCTGGATGGCAAATCGCCCATCCAGGCCGTGCAGTCGGCGTCCGGCCGGGCGCAGGTGGAGGAACTGCTCAAAGAATTGGAGAAAATTGAAAAAATTCGGGCCCGGCGCGGTGAACCACATTATGACATTAACAAAGTGCGGCGCAAATTAGGGCTTTTGCCGGAAAAAAAGCTGGCCCGGGTGCATAACCTTTTCGGGGGGGTGCTTTTACAGTCCGAGAGCACGGCAGCGCTGTTTGACGGTGATCTGGTCAAATGGGATGAACTGAAATGGTCCGCTGCTTCTCATGCTGCGGTGGCCCGTCAGGCGGCAGCGACTTTGCATGAACAGGGGTTTTCCGCCCGGCAGATTCAGGCAGCTGTGCAATTATGGTACGAGTTTTGTAAAAAAACAACCTTGCGGGTGCGCAAGCAGCAGCTGTGGGCGGCCGCCCTGGTTTACACCGTGCATCGCCTGTACCAGCACTTTATTCCCCAGCAGGCGCTGGCCCGGCAATTTGGCGTCAGTGCATCTGCTATATCCGGCAGTTACCGCCATATCTGGCGGGTAATGAAATTGGACAGCAGCAGTGACCAGTTCAAGAAATGA
- the pdaB gene encoding polysaccharide deacetylase family sporulation protein PdaB: MKKISIKHSLLLLPLLLILLGIWFMAELDFKHPPGQKIAVNKNTTLEKDRLNEPPQEETTSKPAVVSRPLRQQSPANPKQNLIAIYRVDTPEKVAALTFDISWGTRIPGPVLDILKQHGVKSTFFLSGPWAKKYPDLARRLVNEGHEIASHGNRHIDLDKEARNTVMQEIMAAHNDLKQVTGHSPTLIRTPNGAYNDMVLQVARDLNYRVIQWSVDSLDWKKPGQEAIIQRVLNNIHPGAIILMHASDTCTQTPSALPRVISGLQERGYRLVTVSELLQMGPAVNTKY, from the coding sequence ATGAAAAAAATCTCTATCAAGCACTCGTTGCTCCTATTGCCTTTACTTTTAATATTGCTGGGTATCTGGTTCATGGCCGAGCTGGATTTCAAGCACCCACCGGGCCAAAAAATCGCAGTTAATAAAAACACTACGCTGGAAAAGGATCGTCTGAACGAACCCCCACAGGAAGAAACAACAAGCAAGCCGGCCGTCGTATCCCGACCTTTACGCCAACAGAGCCCGGCCAACCCAAAGCAAAACCTTATAGCCATCTACCGGGTGGACACTCCGGAAAAAGTGGCTGCCCTGACCTTTGATATCAGCTGGGGCACCCGGATACCCGGACCGGTGCTGGATATTCTCAAACAGCACGGCGTAAAATCGACATTCTTTCTTTCCGGACCATGGGCCAAAAAATACCCGGATCTGGCCCGGCGACTGGTGAACGAAGGACACGAGATCGCCTCACACGGCAACCGGCACATCGACCTGGACAAAGAAGCCCGCAACACAGTTATGCAGGAAATTATGGCCGCCCACAACGATCTGAAGCAGGTGACCGGCCACAGTCCCACACTGATCCGCACTCCCAACGGAGCATATAATGATATGGTCCTGCAGGTAGCCCGGGATCTTAACTACCGGGTCATCCAGTGGAGCGTGGACTCGCTGGATTGGAAAAAACCGGGACAAGAGGCCATTATTCAGCGGGTGCTGAACAATATCCACCCGGGTGCCATTATTTTGATGCACGCCAGCGATACCTGCACCCAAACCCCGTCCGCCCTGCCCCGGGTAATTAGCGGCTTGCAGGAACGGGGCTACCGGCTGGTCACTGTATCTGAACTGCTGCAGATGGGTCCTGCCGTGAACACAAAGTACTAA
- a CDS encoding D-alanyl-D-alanine carboxypeptidase family protein, with amino-acid sequence MLWAIQRKVVLFLLLVLVVCCVPVYAAAAPENETRPVVSATAAVLMDADTGVVLYEKRAMVRAEPASLTKIMTALIVLEHGHLDDVVTVSKRAAAVSMGQDIGLNPGDKITLGNLLKAALLYSANDSTVAMAEHVAGSVEQFVQLMNMRALVLGAKNTHFANTNGYHHPDHYTTAYDLALITRYALRNETFARLVSTPADAVEWQDGRQMDVRNTNRLVRFNSYAGICGVKTGSTPRAGDCLVAAARRGDKTLIAVVLNSKNRYQDAVRLLDYGFSNMILHTLCLAGESIAHQQVKNGVANQVVLVAAETRQVHLIAGQGQQVKREIVLFSPPEAPVRAGQVLGRVVYHMQGRELARVDLLAAAGVPAPGLFFRLKNLF; translated from the coding sequence ATGCTTTGGGCAATCCAGAGGAAAGTTGTCTTGTTTCTGTTGCTGGTATTGGTGGTGTGCTGTGTTCCGGTTTATGCTGCAGCTGCTCCGGAAAATGAGACCAGGCCTGTCGTTAGTGCGACGGCAGCCGTTTTAATGGATGCCGATACCGGTGTTGTGTTGTATGAAAAAAGGGCTATGGTTCGGGCAGAACCGGCCAGCCTGACCAAGATCATGACAGCGCTGATTGTCCTGGAACACGGACATCTGGACGATGTGGTAACCGTCAGCAAACGGGCGGCTGCGGTATCCATGGGGCAGGACATCGGTTTGAATCCCGGTGACAAAATCACGCTGGGCAACCTACTGAAGGCGGCTCTCCTGTACTCGGCCAATGACAGCACTGTGGCCATGGCCGAGCATGTGGCCGGGTCGGTGGAGCAGTTTGTCCAGCTGATGAACATGCGGGCGCTGGTGCTGGGAGCCAAAAACACCCATTTTGCCAACACCAACGGCTATCACCATCCGGATCATTATACCACAGCTTACGATCTGGCTCTAATCACCCGCTATGCCCTGCGTAATGAAACTTTTGCCCGTCTGGTGAGCACACCGGCCGATGCGGTAGAGTGGCAGGACGGCCGGCAGATGGATGTGCGCAATACCAACCGTCTGGTGCGCTTTAATAGTTATGCCGGTATCTGCGGTGTGAAAACAGGGTCCACACCCCGGGCCGGGGATTGTTTGGTGGCGGCGGCCCGCCGGGGGGATAAAACGTTGATAGCCGTTGTTTTGAACAGCAAAAACCGCTATCAGGATGCCGTGCGTTTGCTGGATTATGGGTTTTCCAATATGATTTTGCATACGCTCTGTCTGGCCGGGGAAAGCATTGCCCACCAGCAGGTCAAGAACGGGGTTGCCAACCAGGTAGTCCTGGTGGCGGCTGAAACCAGGCAGGTGCATTTAATTGCCGGACAGGGGCAACAGGTGAAAAGGGAGATTGTGCTTTTTTCTCCACCGGAGGCGCCTGTGCGAGCCGGGCAGGTGCTGGGCAGGGTGGTTTATCATATGCAGGGTAGGGAACTGGCCCGGGTGGATCTGCTGGCCGCTGCCGGTGTGCCCGCGCCGGGGTTGTTTTTCCGGCTGAAAAATTTGTTTTAA
- a CDS encoding AMP-binding protein, whose protein sequence is MEFPTPYLDVYRAGGVDWNITIEPKSLPSLLKSSAQNYPDNVAIIFYDEKITCAQLDKYVKRVASALYEMGLRKGERVSLMLPNCPDFVISYYAVLTVGGIVVNTNPMYVEREIEYQVNDSGSKMIITLAGLYPRVKYIKPNTGLEKVILTSLSGRPADLPGDAVWLPDLYARNRPRWK, encoded by the coding sequence TTGGAATTTCCAACACCGTATTTGGATGTCTACAGGGCGGGTGGAGTGGATTGGAACATAACAATTGAGCCCAAATCGCTACCAAGCCTGCTAAAAAGCTCTGCGCAAAACTATCCGGACAATGTGGCCATTATTTTCTATGATGAAAAGATAACGTGTGCCCAACTGGACAAATATGTGAAAAGGGTGGCCTCTGCCCTCTACGAGATGGGTTTGCGCAAAGGAGAGAGGGTTTCCTTGATGCTGCCCAACTGCCCGGACTTTGTAATCTCTTATTATGCTGTTTTGACAGTGGGCGGCATAGTGGTGAACACCAACCCCATGTATGTGGAAAGAGAAATAGAATATCAGGTTAACGATTCCGGCTCAAAGATGATCATTACTCTGGCCGGCCTGTATCCCCGGGTTAAATATATCAAACCGAACACCGGCCTGGAAAAGGTTATTCTCACCAGCCTTTCCGGCAGGCCGGCGGATCTGCCCGGTGATGCTGTGTGGCTCCCGGATCTGTATGCCCGGAACCGCCCGAGGTGGAAATAG
- a CDS encoding S41 family peptidase yields the protein MLKRFSSMVATVLLLLMLAVPARAAVEDASQASSLIEEIMTYVQKYHIDHPDWQQLTAGAIEGMLNAVGDPYTEYLSPEDLEKFTGSINGNYVGVGIRLQAAADYPRVQEVLPGTPAEAAQLQVDDRVIKVDGQDVKGMSLDQVVDLIRGQEGTTVTLTVRRGSVEKDYRLTRQPVSVPTVEGKSLGGGIAYVKVSSFGQGTAKELRKIILGLLAEENNKFILDLRNDPGGYLRAAVDIASLFLPAGKLVVTTEDSQQEKESYTTAGKPLLQNCSIIVLVNSSTASSAEVLAGALQDHGVAKLLGTSTYGKGVVQSVIPLDGGGALKLTTQRYFTPNGRSIHGRGLQPDISVETPQLQLPVAKAILAGGKYNLTLRAGQNVASLNGEQVKLGQMVPYKKDGHIYLPLRFVLEAAGYNVKWDQREQTITVQNGTTSFSFKPGQPTARIAGKDTRLPAPVVINSGSSWLPVEVLKQMGVNVRTDKDSVQIVR from the coding sequence TTGCTCAAGAGATTTAGCAGTATGGTCGCGACAGTTTTACTTTTGCTGATGCTGGCGGTACCGGCCAGGGCTGCGGTGGAAGATGCCAGCCAGGCCAGCAGTCTGATAGAAGAAATAATGACTTACGTTCAAAAGTATCATATTGACCATCCGGACTGGCAGCAACTGACCGCAGGGGCCATTGAAGGCATGTTAAATGCTGTGGGTGACCCTTATACCGAGTACCTCAGCCCGGAGGATCTGGAGAAGTTTACCGGATCAATTAACGGCAACTATGTGGGAGTGGGCATCAGGCTGCAGGCAGCGGCGGACTACCCCAGAGTGCAGGAAGTGCTGCCGGGCACACCGGCCGAGGCCGCCCAGCTACAGGTGGATGACAGGGTTATCAAGGTAGATGGCCAAGATGTCAAAGGTATGTCTCTGGATCAGGTGGTGGACTTGATCCGGGGACAGGAGGGAACAACGGTGACACTGACCGTGCGGCGGGGCAGTGTGGAAAAAGACTACCGCCTGACCCGGCAGCCGGTAAGTGTGCCCACGGTGGAAGGCAAAAGTCTGGGGGGCGGCATAGCATATGTTAAGGTGAGCAGCTTTGGTCAGGGCACGGCGAAGGAACTGCGCAAGATCATCCTGGGCCTTTTGGCCGAGGAGAACAACAAGTTTATTCTGGATCTGCGCAATGATCCCGGCGGATACCTGCGGGCGGCGGTGGATATTGCCAGTCTGTTCCTGCCGGCCGGCAAGCTGGTCGTAACCACCGAGGATTCCCAGCAGGAAAAAGAGAGCTACACCACTGCGGGCAAGCCATTACTGCAAAACTGCAGCATCATCGTGTTGGTGAACAGTTCCACGGCCAGTTCGGCCGAGGTTTTAGCCGGCGCTTTGCAGGACCACGGGGTGGCCAAACTGCTGGGTACCAGTACTTACGGTAAAGGCGTGGTGCAAAGTGTTATTCCGCTGGACGGTGGTGGAGCCCTCAAGCTCACCACGCAGCGCTATTTCACGCCCAACGGCCGGTCCATTCACGGCCGGGGTCTTCAGCCCGATATCAGCGTGGAAACACCGCAGTTGCAACTGCCGGTAGCCAAAGCTATCCTGGCGGGTGGCAAGTACAACTTGACTTTGCGCGCAGGGCAAAATGTGGCGTCTCTGAATGGCGAGCAGGTGAAACTGGGTCAGATGGTTCCTTACAAAAAAGACGGTCACATCTACCTGCCGCTAAGGTTTGTTTTGGAAGCAGCCGGCTATAATGTTAAGTGGGACCAGCGAGAGCAGACCATCACCGTGCAAAACGGCACAACAAGTTTTTCCTTTAAACCCGGTCAGCCCACGGCCAGGATTGCCGGTAAGGACACCAGGCTGCCTGCGCCGGTGGTCATAAATTCCGGCAGCAGCTGGTTGCCCGTGGAAGTGCTGAAACAAATGGGCGTCAATGTCCGGACAGATAAAGACAGTGTACAGATTGTCCGTTGA
- a CDS encoding AMP-binding enzyme, protein MEDVALFQYTGGTTGVPKAAMLTHFNLNQKVLEAAVAGVPHEYRGETVKAYIVLKEGQNATAEEIIDFCRERLAPYKVPKLVEFRQELPKTAVGKLLKRKLVDDEKQKAATC, encoded by the coding sequence GTGGAGGATGTAGCACTGTTTCAGTACACAGGAGGTACCACCGGTGTCCCCAAAGCGGCCATGTTAACTCATTTCAACCTCAATCAGAAGGTCCTGGAAGCGGCTGTGGCCGGTGTACCCCATGAATACCGGGGTGAAACTGTAAAAGCTTATATCGTTCTAAAAGAAGGACAAAATGCCACCGCGGAAGAGATAATAGACTTTTGCAGAGAAAGATTAGCCCCTTACAAAGTGCCCAAACTGGTGGAATTCAGGCAGGAGTTACCCAAAACTGCTGTGGGCAAACTGCTGAAACGGAAGCTTGTTGATGACGAAAAACAAAAAGCGGCGACCTGTTAA
- a CDS encoding TVP38/TMEM64 family protein yields the protein MRNPVIIILVIIAIAATLLAGIHAGNSLPSHLPGICQKDAFRDSRELAEYLRSFGTRAVVVSILVMVVQTMFTPIPLFLVAGANGYIFGIIWGSLVTLTGAMLGSTIAFYLARFLARNYITSRLGRYISNVQTMNQAGPRAVFLARLVPFIPSSVISYAAGLSKMSFAGFFLASILGKLPEIIVYTALGHSLDRAESLLSKLTVVLLIVSVVVFSWHKKKRSG from the coding sequence ATGCGCAATCCTGTAATAATCATACTGGTAATCATCGCCATAGCAGCGACTCTCTTGGCCGGGATACATGCGGGAAACAGCCTGCCCTCTCATTTACCGGGTATATGCCAGAAAGATGCCTTCCGGGACAGCCGGGAACTGGCCGAATACTTGCGCTCCTTTGGCACAAGGGCAGTGGTTGTCAGTATCCTGGTAATGGTTGTCCAGACCATGTTTACCCCCATACCTCTTTTTCTGGTAGCGGGAGCCAACGGATATATCTTCGGTATTATCTGGGGCAGCCTGGTTACACTGACCGGAGCCATGCTGGGATCCACCATTGCCTTTTACCTGGCCCGTTTTCTGGCCCGCAACTATATAACCAGCCGCCTGGGCAGGTATATCAGCAATGTACAGACAATGAACCAGGCCGGCCCGCGAGCAGTGTTCCTGGCCCGCCTGGTACCATTTATTCCCTCCAGTGTGATTAGCTATGCAGCCGGGCTGAGCAAAATGAGTTTTGCCGGTTTTTTTCTGGCCAGCATCCTGGGCAAGCTGCCGGAAATAATTGTGTACACGGCACTGGGGCACAGCCTGGACCGGGCGGAAAGCCTGCTCAGCAAACTAACTGTTGTGTTATTAATAGTCTCTGTAGTGGTTTTCTCCTGGCATAAAAAGAAAAGGTCCGGCTAA